aatgtttttcgaataaaaaagtttttagaagtttacggaagagttggaaggaacagGGACACCTCAAAAtgaggggaagttcattccataattggggaaatttaaacgccagagagctgctaaaattcttaacaccttgaattcctttcctataaggaagagaaagtttaaatcgatgaatgcctctcgcataggaaaatctgtaaacattccatagcagaggaacaagaggagcaaagataccatgtacaatcttaaaaacaatacatgaacacttaaactgaattctaaaataaaccgggagccaaaggagagagaaaagcaaaagagtcacatggtcgaatttgctctttccatagatcaactttgcggtggtattctgaatcaattgtactctttgaaggcagttcttggtgatgccaagataaatggcgttgcaataatctaaccgggataatataatagattggaccaaaacagaaaaatgacgttgatggaaaagagatctgacttcctcaacattcgtaagctgaaaaaaacatttcttaaccaaagagtttattttattcttaaaagtaagagaagaatcaaaaagtattcccatgtaggtatttaaaagtctcgatcatatctcatGTCTCTAGAAAGTCAAAATCACTGCTATATGtaataaaaatgagccaagtataagtcaatcaaatcattgtgacatcattgatgagaaTAGCTCTTAGGCAtgggtggaataaggcattatgacatcacaatatcagctctaatATATAGaagcatgacggcagataaaggccaaatggtgcatctgcaacatccactatcccctcctgcTCCACGTTTTCtataattcagatacagtctctgtctccaccatctctaccaggagactattccacgtatctcccaccctttctgtaaaaaagtatttccttagattactcctgagcctgttacctcttaatttcatcctataccCTTTCGTTTTGGAGCTTCCTCTCAAATAGAAGAAACTTGCCTCATGCAGATttgtgccatgtaggtatttaaaagtctctatcatatctcatgTCTCTAGAAAGTCAAAATTGCTGCTATATGtaataaaaatgagccaagtcaatcaaggcattgtgacatcactgatgagaatggctcttaggcattatgacatcacaatatcagttctaatacatagaaacatgacagcagataaaggccaaatggtccatcctgtcagcccatccgcagcatccactatctcctcctctcctaagagatcccacgtgcctgtcccatgctttcttgaattcagacacagtctgtctccactacctctactgggagactattctacacatctaccaccctttcagtaaaataaatatttccttaaattacgcCTGAACCTATAAGTTAAGGTAGGGTGCCCTTTCTAGAATACAGGGCTTCACACAAATCTTCCTGGAATTTAACTTTTGGTACCATATAGAGTATCTGGCCCTAAGCAAATTTGACACATACTTTATAGAATAATGTCtgacatttacatgcataatgcCAATTATTGGCGCCAATCACGTATGTCCAGTAATCTTTACTATTCTATAACCTATATGGGATTGCCCTAAAAGTTTTTAGCATGCAATCTTTATGTACATAAAATTAGCAGACTATATATATGGTAATAAATGCACATGCCTAAAGTGAAAGTAGGAGGATAGAAAAAGATTTACCGCAATGTGGAACTTGATTATCCTTTAGGAGTGATTTGACTTTCCTTTGTATGACTAACAGAAGATCTTGGGGGAAGAAACCGTGTCACTTCAAATGTTTTCACTGATGAAAAAACagagggtggtttttttttttttttgagagggggTGGGAAAAATATTCGACAGATGGTAATTGAAGGTAATTAAAAATGAAATCTCTTTCTTTTTGTAAAATTATCATtccataaataaaataatttatataaagCAGAGTAATGTTTTAAGTGGCTTGTTATAaattaagatatatatatatatttttttgagtcTGCTCTTCTAATCTTGATTCTGGCAAATTCCTCATAGCTCATGAAATATTTCCTGGAAAGTAAAAGGCTTTGCTCAGGTTATATTGAAGAtacttatgggctccttttactaaggtatagcgcgtgctagaccttaacgccagcattaatAATTCCACATAAAGGGATATGAGGTTAAATGAGACTACATGAAAAGGcgtccaagtacttacaaataattctgcatgtgtgaccgaggccaggtgttctggtaggaatgaatgatgAGATGCATACAGTGAGCTTTGTgtggtttaattttgtggttaaccattatgtattgttaataagattatattgtatgtatatacgCTAATTCAAGATGAAAATCTGTATTAGATGAATATCACTGTAGCCCGTATTGCCTTAGCCTTCTGTGTATTGTTGTTAAATTTAGGGAAAACTTGAACAacgtatggccaccaggatggtctcggggtcaaggatctctcatacgaagagaggctgaacaatttgcggctctactctctcgaagaacgcagggagaggggagacatgatcgagacatttaaatatatcaccgggcgtatcaaggtggaagaagatattttccttctcaagggacccatcagcgacaagagggcatccgctcaaactcagaggcgggaaatttcatggcgacaccaggaagtatttcttcaccgaaaaagTGGTTAATCATTGAAAGGAGCTTccggtacaggtaatcgaggccaacagcgtgccagattttaagagtaaatgggatgcctatgtggggTCCCTTAGACGGTGGAGTTAAAGATGggtcattacataagaacataagaaagaacataagaaaagccctcaccggatcagaccgaggtccatccagtccggtgatccgcacacgcagcggcccatttaggtactcctgattggagacccagatataccatagccctcaatacaatttgcaagaaggtgtgcatccaacttgcgcttgaatcccagaacagtagtctctgtcACTACATCCTCTAGGAGAACAGATTATGGGGGGTAGGTCagtagagtggacagacttgatgggctatggcccttatctgccgtcatttttctatgttctatgtaacATCATAAAATATTCACAAAAATGGTGCTGGATACCTGAAATGACCTCCCTGGAGACAGGATCATTGCAAGAAGTGAATTCATCACAGAACATGTACAAAAGATTTGGGAAAGTAAAAGATCAACTGGCGTCTCCAGTGCGGTAACAGGAAATGGGTAGCCAGACTTGATAGTCCCTGATGTCCCAATTGCGGAGAATaagatagccttactgggtgagaccaatggtccatccagccccgtatcccgtcttcacggaggccaatccaagtcacaagtacctgaccaaaatccaaatagcagcaacattccagagctgatactgtgatgtcatatgcctcattccacaatagCCTGAGTCAACATCatcgtgatgtcacaatggcttgactggcCTATAATAACtcatataagagcataagacAGCCTGACtgagtcagaccggtggtccatccagccccgtatccgtcttcacggaggccaatcccaagtcacaagtacttgacaaaaatccaaatagcaagcaacattccagagctgatactagtgatatcataatgcctcattccaccaatagcctgagtcaacctcatcagtgatgtcacaatggcttgactggcCTATAATTAACtcatataagagcataagaacagcctgactgggtcagaccggtggtccatctagtccagtatcccgtcttcaaggAGGCCAATCTAAATCACATGTACCTGACAAAACCCCAACTAGCAGTATTTCATGCTTAccgttccagggcaagcagtggcttccgccatgtctgtctcaacaggtTTCTCTCTCGTTTATAGATGGAGTTGCACATAAACATAGCACCAGAGACAGCTGCATAGAGCAGATATTCAATGACTGGTGAAAAGTTACATCAACTAGTCTTAAGTTCTTGTAGGATGGCTGCAATCTAAACTTTTCTTCTATCCAAAGGAAATGGAGTTTCCATGTCCTATTTTAGAACGCCTTTATTCCGACTTAGATGCATTTTTTTTCTACatgcatcctcccctccccccttttacaaacatgtggaagcggtttttagcgcaggctggcacgctgagtgctctgcgctgctcccgacgctcacaggaactctatgagcgtcgggagcagcgcagagcattcaatgcgctggcctatgctaaaaaccatTTTGTGGGTTtgtaaaacgggggggggggggggggggaggataaggAACTACACGCTATTTATGATTAAGCAGGTTTCTCCGCCAGTCACATTTTTATAATGAATGATCAGATGCACTTCTAGCATACTATTGGGAAAACGCATTTCACGGAAAGCATGCTTCTTTCATGAAAGCTGAGATTACTGTTTGTGGTGAATCTACGCTAACGCTAAGCCTGGATGGACAGGTTTGTTATTTGTCAAAGGTTTTTATTTTACCCTCTGCACTGGATCAAGGCTTCAGCAAAGGTGTAAATAGGTGTGAAATAGCTTTCCTCGGTCTTGCTTACGCATCCAGAAAAGAGATACCCAAGTCCTACAGCTGGTTTACCTTTGAGCCACCCCCTCAGCCAGGTCAGCGGCTGCAGGATAGTCGTAGGTAAAGCCTTTTTCTATAAAGATTGCTCCAGTCAGCCCAAAAGGACGAGGAGGGGATCCTTTATGGATGAGGGCCCATCGTGTACTGTAGATGAGCCCTAGAGATAATCAAGTGTTTTCCCTCCTCCTGGCAGGTGTGTGTATTTACGGAAGAAAACAGATCTGTGTTTACAATGCAAACCAATTTGCTCATTATAAATGAAACATGAATATTTTTAGTTCTTggtaatgctttttttttctcttttgttccTGATACCCCCGAGAGAATCAAATCAAAGGCTTAACAATGAACAAAACCAATTTTAATGTGACTGAATTGCTTTCCAGCATAATTGGCAAGCTTGCTTGTGTTTAGCAGAGGTATTGACTTTATCAATACGGTCTCTGTACATATGCATGGCAGGAAGAGGCTCACCGTGGAAGTTTAAACTACAGACACTCTGAAAGTCAGCAACATGgactgtttgtttggtttttttcttccTTCATCAGTTCCAGTTGACGACCCAGATGCATTCTTGAAAAGCAGCTGCAATTCGCACCCTAGTTGGTAAAGAAAATGACATTCCGATGGGGTTTGTATTTTAAGTCAACGGAGTGATCAACCAGCCACTAGGACAGGCACCCCCGATCCATTtggcttagaccagtggtctcaaacttgctgcccgggggccacatgcggccccgccaggtactattttgaggccctcggtatgtttatcataatcacaaaagtaaaatgaaacagtttcttgatcataagtctctttagctacaaattacaatattattattaagacctagccaaaaggaaagatttataaactatgaagagttttacctcatgcaaaattgtcattctttaataagacattaattgtttttttctgaggccctccaagtaccgacaaatccaaaatgtggcttcaaaggtttggagttggagaccactggcttagacagATTGGGTTTTCCAGGGACTTCTGGCTTCCCTCAGTGATCTATCATAAGGCAAAGTAGCAAAGAAGGAGTTTTTCAGCTGACAGTTAATAAAAAGCACAATTACAGTTACGGTCAAAAGGAGGAAGACAAACAGAAGGAtataggtgagcaaatccggctTCTGTATTTCGCCTTCTTTGAATACCCTGGCTGTGGACATGTAGAAAGCAGAAGAGCTCACTGACCTCTGAGTGCTGTTCAAATAAGGAGTGTTGGTCTGTATAATGAGGTGGGCTTCTGTGGGGCCGGTTGAATTCAGAAGTAATTCACCATACATGATTGGGAAGAAAAATGACCCTGCAGAGCGGCGGGAACAACAAAGCCGAGCTTATCCCTTCGTTTTAGAAAGCTTTGGTCCCATGATGCCAAAAGAGGTCCCCCATGGGCAGCCAGTCCTTTAAAAATGCTTCCAAGACcgtttcttcctccccccccccttgaaatctTCCTGGATCCGGAATATTAAATCCTTTTAGGCTTTAGGTCCCTCTGTGCACCTGGCTGGAACCACTTCTTGTCATCCAAAACACAGAAGGTCTGATGGTTTATTCAAATAAGCTGGTTAATGTTCCCTGAAAGTGGTTAGACACGTCAGTACACGGCTATAAAAGCTCAAATAGATGTGCAAACAACGGTGAAAAGTGAAATCCTTTCTATCGGTGCCGCTTACCGCTTTGGGTGTTGAAGAAGGTACACAGCAGGCTTTCAGCTCACTTTCTGAATGCAAAAGCCCGGCCAGCCAGCACTATTGAATCCCAGATCGGGGCTGGACAGAGCGGCACCTTTGATCTGTGCTGGCAGAGCCCAAAACCCCTGTCACTCGGGGGGGGCTTTATCTTCCCACTTCCACACACCTCTTcggtccctccctccctcccccccgagagAGCCGAGCCAAAGCCTCCGCTTTCTCGCAAGTTCAGTTTCTGCTTCACCACCTGCTGCTGCTGCGGTTCCTCGGGTCCAGCCAAGCAGCTAACTGGAAGTGGAGTCTGGGCATGAACGCATGACAAAAAAAAGCCGAGAAGAAAGAAACAGCTGCTCTGTAGGCGCGTCACTTGCTCCTGGGTGAAGGAGAGGGTTGCAGGGTAGTGCTGAATATTTCAggagcgtgcgatttcgttgtcAGCAAAGCAGCTCTGGAACAGAAACGATATCACTTGGTAAATCTTGGCTGGACGCCTCAGATTTGATGTTCTTAAATACGGATGATGATaccaatacccctcccccccctccaaagcacttaggaagctgattttttttttttttttcctttttttgtattaGGATGGGTCTCTGTAGAATAAACAGAAGAGGTGGTGCATTTTCCTGGTGTTCCCAGACAACCTCTACAGAGTTGACAATTgcaatttaattaattttttttaaccaatttgcTGGTTTATTGCTATTAGCTCCTGGCTTCCAGCCAGTTTTCTTTTGCAATCCTGTActcctagtgcaggggtaggcaattccggtcctcgagagccggagccaggtcaggttttcaggatctccacaataaatatgcatgagatagatttgcatctcaaggaggcagtgcatgcaaatccatctcatacatattcatggtggagatcctgaaaacctgaccggctccgactctcgaggaccggaattgcctacccctggcccagTGCATTAGGCAAATGTGCATTTGTAATGTTTCTTCTAACATTTCATTTTGAGTGTTTtttttcgggggagggggggtgtcctcACTTGCCAATAGGGGTGGTGAATTCATATCTCTCCAAGATTTTCCTTTGCCCTGAACCCAGGAGCAGCACAGCAGTTCTGACTCGGTTAGCCCAAGGCACCTGTCTTCTCTGGAGCTGGGgagctgcagcagagggaagtttGGGTAGACTTTTGCTGAATGCGGTTTGCCAcagtttggaggggggggggagacccaGGTTCCTGCAGCATTTTGTCAGATGTGGGTGAGATTCATTTCATTATTTCTATGGCAGCAGATGCATAGGCTGCAAAACGCAGTGGGCTGAGAATCGAGCtactgtgtttaaaaaaaaatcatcccttCACCCtggcttgtcttgcaaaacactcgcacatcaagttactcgcaatccaaggttttactgtacttgcctAGATTGGGATATCCAGagtgagatagatagatagatagattgatagatatTTAAACAGGGCTGCGAAGTAGCAGCTGCAGTCTGTTAAACCTGGAATCCAGCCTTTAAGCTGCAGCTTAAGTGGAGGGATAACCTAATGCTTTAGATCaggcttaaaaaaacaaaagcatgTAGAACTGTGGTTATCTAGGTAGATGATTTACTTTCCTGAAGAATGCACTTTCTTCCTTTATGTTCCCAGGGGTTGGTTATGGATGGGCTGTTTAAATGCCTCTTAAGCACTGTCGCCCATAATTTgcctccccctccactttcccAATACAAGACACACACATCATACAGGGCTGACTTCCTACTTATCACAATACAGTGTAAACCAGTGCCAGTCTCATCTCAATCATAACCCACCAAGCTATGCAAGCTGCTAGAAAGATTCATTGATTCATGGGACCCTTCTGTTCTGTTGCTAAGGAGGTCCATCACGACCAAGGGAGTGATCTTCATTAGCCCTCAAAAAAACacgatcatgtaactcctcttctaagaaataagaacataagtattgcctctgccgggtcagatcaggggtccatcgtgcccagcagcccgctcccgcggcggccctccaggtccttgacctgtaagttcccaccacctgaattgtttatgccctaatcctgaagtaccctgtatagtacccctctatctataccctgtaatccctttctccttcaagaagtcatccaggcctttttgaaacccattattgtactctgtcctatcaactcttctggaagcgcattccaggtgtccaccaccctctgagtgaagaagaacttcctagcattcgtcttgaatctgtctcctttcagtttttctaagtgccctcttgtttttgatgtccctgctagcctgaagaatctgtccctctctaccttatctatatctttcatgattttataggtctctatcatgtcccctttaagtctccgtttttccagggtgaagagccccagcctctacAGCCTTTCGGTATaagcaaggttttccatgcccttaatcatttttgttgttcttctctggaccctctcgagcatcaccatatccttcttaaggtacggcgccagtattggacgcagtactcctaGATGCGGCCACACCATCGAtcaatacagcggcaggataaacTTCCTCGTTCTGGCGGTGATTGCCTTAtagataatacccaacattttggtcgcctttttttgaggccgctgcacattgtgccgctggcttcatcgttgtatccacccatacccccaagtctttttcaaggttgctttcccccaataccctccctcccatcgtatagctgtacatcgggttccctttccctatgtgcaagactttacatttctctacattgaagctcatctgccatctatttgcccactcacccaaCTTGTTCAGGTCActctgtagatctttgcattcctcaatagttctgaccctactggagagttttgtgtcatccgcaaattttataatttcgcacttggtccctgtttccaggtcattaatgaatatattgaacagcaacggtcccaATATCCCTGGCTGCCAATATCCCATCATATCTCCTATAAAATTGTCCTTTATCATTCAAGATTTGTCAGGCAAACCTTCCTACTTTCCTAGATAGACTGTTGATACCACATTCACTTTCCAGATCCCTTTGTTTGACCAAACAAAATCAGTGCCCTCCTTAAAGATTATCGGTATGAGACGTGCTGAGATCTTCTCGGTCATCGCGCCACAGTTATGGAACCCACTCTACCTAACGTAGGGAATCCCACTGCAGGAGCTCATCATGATCGCATGATTGCTGCTCCTCCAGCAGGTCACCAAAAAGTAAGAAAAAGCGCAAAGCTCCAGGAACATGCACAGCCGGGCAGCACAATCATTTTgacaacaggatactgggcttgatggacctttggtctgtcccagtatggcaattcctatgttgTTATGatcccagggataagcagtggctttccccaggtctGGTGTGGTATGGTGCTCCTAAAAAATAATAGAATTGAGTGGTCACTCTTTTTAGAGCCCTGTAAGTTATCCTTCTGtgctatgaacataagaactgccgctgctgggtcagaccagtggtccatcatgcccagcagtccactcacgtggcggccctctgcgcaaagaccagcgccctaactgagactagccctatcagcgtatgtccttgttcattatgaacttgtctaactttgtcttgaatccctggagggtgttttcccctatgacagactccggaagagcgttccagttttctaccactctccgagtgaagaagaacttccttacgttcatacagaatctatcccctttcaattttagagagtgccctctcattctccctaccttggagagggtgaacaacctgtccttatctactaagtctattctcttcagtgccttgaatgtttcgatcatgtcccctctcaatctcctctgttcgagggagaaaaggctatGGAgaagccctggattggtagcatggactattgctacaccttgggttttggccaggtactagtgagctggattggccaccatgagaatgggctactgggcttgatggaccagtaaagctattcttatgttcttatattttctgTTTAAGGATTCTTTTCTTGTTTAGCTGTGGCTTTTTGCTAAGCCAGGGAAGAGCAGTGATACACAGAATAATGTTCCTTTATTAGTTCATAAAGGGAAAATTGCCTCTGAACACTGTTGGGCCATCTGTTATGTGTCACTATTTTAAGACTATTTGCAAACAAGCCACTTGCAAATCTGCAGAATCATATTTGTCTATATGGAGATGAATTTATTAAATAATAGCTGAATTACTTCCATAAGGTGAAGATTTTATGATTGGGCTACCATGCATTAAATATTTCACACTGAAAAGCATATTAATTTACAGAGTGTGATTACCCCAGTCaatttaagaaatattttttcttgtaACCCGTTATATTTTTATTAGCAGTTATTCAGTCTGGCCTTTCAAAGccagaaataaaaaaatcattCTAGAAACCAGATCACGATTTTTTAGTGCTCGATATTAACAAGTAGCCACCAGCATGGCACTTGTTAAAAACTGCttttaattcttcattttaaAATGAAACTGGTGTATTAGCCTCAAGCTCTTTTTGTTTTGGGGGACATCATCttctgaagaaaactgaaaacccatctgttcaacACTTAATCTCCTTCgccctctcctctcttcctcccctttccccttccctacCACTTCCACTcccccctcttttctctcccctccccttcctctccatcctacctatccacctcccctccctccctccccatcctcaCCCCTCTTGCCTTTCTttaaagtcaccttgagccttTATAGGTATGAGcaatgcacaaatagaagatgattagattagattatcagTTAATTGCTGACTACGGTAATTCACTGAATATAAGTATCAAACTTAAAATAAACGAGACAAAATCAAAGTATGGCTGTATCattcttaatttccataaaatGAAATAGTATTTTTTAACAAGAGTTTTAATGTGAAAATCAAAAGTTAATTTTACGATCAAGGTagactcccaaaatttttatggTTGGCAACGTAGAATAAATGTTACCGTTTAAGTTTAAAGAGTCCTCCTTGATCGCATCAGATGGAGAAGCCCCAAAAAATCTTGTCTTATCAGAACTGAGTTTTAGCCTAAACTTCCATAGCTTCCAGTTTCGTTTTAatagtctttattcattttcaagattacattaagtgttaaaaatattcattcacattaacaataaattcatcacttacaaacaatcattgatacattacatagatttttatcccttcccctttcccatccctcccacccatatattccattctCTTATAAAACATCTAATATtaatattcccccctccctacaccttaaattgataaaatataagggaaacaatttcaattaatccttacaatactttgttaatggtttccacacatcctgaaattttttaaaatatccacgttgtaaagcaataaacctttccattttatagatatggcataaagaattccaccaaaagttataatttaatctcctccaatccttccaattatatgtaatttgttgaatggcaacaccagtcattataagtaataacttattgttcgcagaaatctgactttttgctctcatttccataccaaatatcacagtatcataggataatgccactgggttatctaatgcATACATAGCTTCCAGTTTCGATTAAATGAAAGATAAAGTATCATTTGTAAAAGCTATCAATGGAATGATTATTGTAATATGAGCTGAACAACTATAGAACTTGACATCCAGAGAAGAAATTTATGAACTGAGTGGAACCAATATAGGTTAAACAATGTAGAAGACAAAggcgaaccctgaggaactccacacgCGGTCCTCCATTTATGAGAGAAAGAACCATCCAAATGCACCTGATAAGAACGATCTTCAAGAAAACCTCTAAACCAATTCGACACATTATCCGACACTCCAATAGCTCCCAAACAGTTCATCAGAATTTgatggtctaccagatcaaaagcGCTACTGAGGTCAAATTGCATTATTAAAGCACTT
The nucleotide sequence above comes from Geotrypetes seraphini chromosome 18, aGeoSer1.1, whole genome shotgun sequence. Encoded proteins:
- the SMIM32 gene encoding small integral membrane protein 32, with the translated sequence MYGELLLNSTGPTEAHLIIQTNTPYLNSTQRSVSSSAFYMSTARVFKEGEIQKPDLLTYILLFVFLLLTVTVIVLFINCQLKNSFFATLPYDRSLREARSPWKTQSV